One part of the Corynebacterium sp. CNCTC7651 genome encodes these proteins:
- the coaE gene encoding dephospho-CoA kinase → MKRIGLTGGIGSGKSTVAQMLAGAGFTIVDADKIARQIMEPGSPVLDQVAEVFGADLIGPDGALDRAGLARRAFGSEEATQRLNAITHPAIREEAEAQFAAAEAAGAEAAVYDMPLLVEQGLHREMDLTVVVDVEAEERVRRLVGSRGLDEEDARARIARQIDDAARRAAADVVIDNNGPKEALEPQVADLIAKIRAL, encoded by the coding sequence ATGAAGCGCATTGGGCTCACAGGCGGCATCGGCAGCGGCAAATCTACGGTGGCACAAATGCTTGCCGGCGCAGGATTCACCATCGTGGACGCGGACAAGATCGCGCGGCAGATCATGGAGCCCGGGTCGCCTGTCCTCGACCAAGTCGCTGAGGTCTTCGGCGCGGATTTGATTGGGCCGGACGGTGCGCTCGACCGCGCCGGCCTGGCTCGCCGCGCCTTTGGCTCGGAGGAAGCCACGCAGCGGCTGAACGCCATTACGCATCCGGCGATCCGTGAGGAAGCGGAGGCGCAGTTCGCTGCCGCCGAGGCCGCGGGAGCGGAGGCTGCGGTATACGACATGCCGCTTTTGGTGGAGCAGGGGTTGCACCGCGAGATGGACCTGACCGTTGTGGTGGACGTTGAAGCTGAGGAGCGGGTGCGGCGGCTGGTCGGCTCGCGCGGTTTGGACGAAGAGGATGCCCGCGCCCGCATTGCGCGACAGATTGATGACGCTGCACGGCGTGCCGCGGCGGACGTGGTGATAGACAACAACGGCCCAAAGGAAGCGCTTGAACCGCAGGTTGCGGACCTGATTGCGAAAATTCGAGCGTTGTAG
- the rpsA gene encoding 30S ribosomal protein S1, producing MRTSNAPQVAINDIGGPEEFLAAVDATIKYFNDGDIVTGTVVKVDHDEVLLDIGYKTEGVIPTRELSIKHDVDPDEVVEVGDEIDALVLTKEDKEGRLILSKKRAQYERAWGTIEELQANDQPVTGTVIEVVKGGLILDIGLRGFLPASLVEMRRVRDLDPYIGQELEAKIIELDKHRNNVVLSRRAYLEETQSAVRSDFLHQLQKGQVRKGVVSSIVNFGAFVDLGGVDGLVHVSELSWKHIDHPSEVVTVGDEVTVEVLDVDLDRERVSLSLKATQEDPWRVFARTHAVGQIVPGKVTKLVPFGAFVRVEEGIEGLVHISELAQRHVEVPDQVVGVGEEVMVKVIDIDLERRRISLSLKQADEDYTEEFDPSRYGMADSYDEQGNYIFPEGFDPETNEWMEGFEEARQEWEARYAEAERRYQAHTAQIERHRAAAAEAAENADQQTNYSSESNYSSESEAAAPAAEGEAEQGGSLASDEQLAALREKLAGN from the coding sequence ATGCGCACTTCCAACGCACCCCAGGTAGCTATCAACGATATCGGTGGCCCTGAGGAATTCCTTGCCGCAGTTGACGCGACCATCAAGTACTTCAACGATGGCGACATTGTCACCGGCACCGTTGTCAAGGTGGACCACGATGAGGTTCTGCTGGACATCGGATACAAGACTGAGGGTGTTATCCCCACCCGCGAGCTCTCCATTAAGCACGACGTTGACCCGGACGAGGTTGTCGAGGTCGGCGATGAGATTGACGCTCTCGTCCTCACCAAGGAGGACAAGGAAGGCCGCCTGATCCTGTCCAAGAAGCGTGCGCAGTACGAGCGCGCTTGGGGCACCATCGAGGAGCTGCAGGCCAACGACCAGCCGGTTACCGGTACCGTTATCGAGGTTGTCAAGGGCGGCCTGATCCTGGACATCGGCCTGCGCGGCTTCCTGCCGGCTTCCCTCGTCGAGATGCGCCGCGTGCGCGACCTGGATCCGTACATCGGCCAGGAGCTCGAGGCGAAGATCATCGAGCTGGACAAGCACCGCAACAACGTGGTCCTTTCCCGCCGCGCTTACCTGGAGGAGACCCAGTCCGCGGTCCGCTCCGACTTCCTGCACCAGCTGCAGAAGGGCCAGGTACGCAAGGGGGTCGTGTCCTCCATCGTCAACTTCGGTGCCTTCGTCGATCTCGGCGGCGTTGACGGTCTGGTTCACGTTTCCGAGCTGTCCTGGAAGCACATCGACCACCCGTCCGAGGTTGTCACCGTGGGCGACGAGGTCACCGTGGAGGTGCTCGACGTCGATCTCGACCGCGAGCGCGTTTCCCTGTCCCTGAAGGCCACCCAGGAAGATCCGTGGCGCGTGTTCGCCCGCACCCACGCTGTGGGCCAGATCGTCCCGGGCAAGGTCACCAAGCTCGTCCCGTTCGGCGCGTTCGTCCGCGTCGAGGAGGGCATCGAGGGCCTCGTCCACATCTCCGAGCTGGCTCAGCGCCACGTTGAGGTTCCGGACCAGGTTGTGGGTGTCGGCGAAGAGGTCATGGTCAAGGTCATCGACATCGACCTCGAGCGCCGCCGCATCTCCCTGTCCCTCAAGCAGGCTGATGAGGACTACACCGAGGAGTTCGATCCGTCCCGTTACGGCATGGCCGACTCTTACGATGAGCAGGGCAACTACATCTTCCCGGAGGGCTTCGACCCGGAGACCAACGAGTGGATGGAGGGCTTCGAGGAGGCTCGCCAGGAGTGGGAGGCACGCTACGCAGAGGCAGAGCGTCGCTACCAGGCCCACACCGCGCAGATCGAGCGTCACCGCGCTGCAGCCGCCGAGGCTGCAGAGAACGCCGACCAGCAGACGAACTACTCTTCTGAGTCCAACTACTCCTCCGAGTCCGAGGCTGCTGCTCCGGCAGCCGAGGGCGAGGCGGAGCAGGGCGGTTCCCTCGCTTCCGACGAGCAGCTTGCTGCTCTGCGCGAGAAGCTCGCGGGCAACTAA
- the uvrB gene encoding excinuclease ABC subunit UvrB, which produces MAFAAEHPVLAYSEFRPVGEIERREKRFEVISEYQPSGDQPAAIKELDARLRRGEEDVVLMGATGTGKSATAAWLIEKQQRPTLVMAPNKTLAAQLANELRQLLPNNAVEYFVSYYDYYQPEAYIAQTDTYIEKDSSINDDVERLRHSATSALLSRRDVVVVASVSCIYGLGTPQSYLDRSIVLQVGEEVERDRFLRLLVDVQYERNDIDFKRGTFRVKGDTVDIIPAYEEVAVRVEFFGDEVDALYYIHPLTGDVISQEDEVRIFPATHYVATDDRMARAIEDIKLELVDRLEELENRGKLLEAQRLRMRTEYDLEMIQQVGFCSGIENYSRHMDGRPAGSAPATLIDYFPEDFLTIIDESHVTVPQIGGMYEGDMSRKRNLVEFGFRLPSAVDNRPLTFDEFEARVGQTVYMSATPGDYELEAAGGEFVEQVIRPTGLVDPKVTVKPTKGQIDDLIHEIRQRTEKDERVLVTTLTKRMAEDLTDYLLDNGIKVRYLHSDIDTLQRVELLRQLRLGEFDVLVGINLLREGLDLPEVSLVAILDADKEGFLRSTKSLIQTIGRAARNVSGEVIMYADQITESMQEAIEETERRREKQIAYNTEHGIDPQPLRKAIADILDQVYENSDDPSKTGGEAAIVDKPDVSRMASDEVQVLIDDLTKQMGEAARELKFELAGRLRDEIADLRKELRGMKETGN; this is translated from the coding sequence ATGGCTTTTGCTGCAGAACACCCGGTCCTTGCGTATTCGGAGTTCCGCCCGGTCGGTGAGATTGAGCGGCGCGAGAAGCGCTTCGAGGTCATCTCGGAGTACCAGCCCTCGGGCGACCAGCCGGCGGCGATCAAGGAGCTGGACGCGCGCCTGCGCCGCGGCGAGGAGGACGTGGTGCTCATGGGCGCCACCGGTACCGGCAAGTCCGCGACGGCGGCCTGGTTGATTGAGAAGCAGCAGCGCCCGACGCTGGTCATGGCACCCAACAAGACGCTGGCCGCCCAGCTGGCGAATGAGTTGCGCCAGTTGCTGCCCAACAATGCGGTGGAGTACTTCGTCAGTTATTACGACTACTACCAGCCGGAGGCGTACATCGCGCAGACGGACACCTACATCGAGAAGGATTCCTCCATCAACGATGATGTGGAGCGCCTGCGCCACTCCGCCACCTCCGCGCTGCTGTCCCGCCGGGACGTGGTGGTAGTCGCCTCCGTGTCCTGCATCTACGGCCTGGGTACGCCGCAGAGCTACCTGGACCGCTCCATCGTCCTGCAGGTCGGGGAGGAGGTGGAGCGGGACCGCTTCCTGCGGCTGCTGGTGGACGTGCAGTATGAGCGCAACGACATCGATTTCAAGCGAGGCACCTTCCGCGTCAAGGGCGACACCGTGGACATCATCCCGGCCTACGAGGAGGTGGCGGTACGCGTGGAATTCTTTGGCGATGAGGTGGACGCGCTGTACTACATCCACCCCCTTACCGGCGACGTGATTAGCCAGGAGGATGAAGTCCGCATCTTTCCGGCCACCCACTACGTGGCAACGGATGACCGCATGGCCCGCGCAATCGAGGACATCAAGCTGGAGCTGGTAGATCGGCTGGAGGAGCTGGAGAACCGCGGCAAGTTGTTGGAGGCGCAGCGCCTGCGCATGCGCACGGAGTATGACCTGGAGATGATCCAGCAGGTGGGCTTCTGCTCCGGCATCGAGAACTACTCGCGCCACATGGACGGCCGCCCGGCGGGCTCCGCCCCGGCAACGCTCATCGACTACTTCCCCGAGGACTTCCTCACCATCATCGATGAGTCCCACGTCACCGTTCCGCAGATCGGCGGCATGTACGAGGGCGACATGAGCCGCAAGCGGAATCTGGTGGAGTTCGGGTTCCGCCTGCCAAGCGCGGTGGATAACCGCCCGCTGACGTTCGACGAGTTCGAGGCGCGGGTCGGCCAGACCGTCTACATGTCCGCGACACCGGGCGATTACGAGCTGGAGGCGGCCGGCGGCGAGTTCGTGGAGCAGGTGATCCGCCCGACGGGTCTGGTGGACCCGAAGGTGACCGTGAAGCCCACGAAGGGCCAGATCGACGATCTCATCCACGAGATCCGCCAGCGCACCGAGAAGGATGAGCGCGTCCTAGTCACCACCTTGACCAAGCGGATGGCGGAGGACTTGACGGATTACCTGCTGGATAACGGCATCAAGGTGCGCTACCTCCACTCGGACATCGACACGCTGCAGCGCGTGGAGCTGCTGCGCCAGCTCCGCCTCGGCGAATTCGACGTGCTGGTGGGCATCAACCTCCTGCGTGAGGGCCTCGACCTGCCGGAGGTATCGCTGGTGGCAATCTTGGACGCGGACAAGGAGGGATTCCTCCGTTCCACCAAGTCGCTCATCCAGACCATCGGCCGCGCGGCTCGCAACGTTTCCGGCGAGGTGATCATGTACGCGGACCAGATCACCGAATCCATGCAGGAGGCGATTGAAGAGACGGAGCGCCGCCGGGAGAAGCAGATCGCCTACAACACTGAGCACGGCATAGACCCGCAGCCGCTGCGCAAGGCCATCGCGGACATCCTGGATCAGGTGTACGAGAACAGCGATGATCCTTCGAAGACCGGGGGCGAAGCTGCGATCGTCGATAAGCCGGACGTGTCCCGGATGGCTTCGGACGAGGTGCAGGTGCTTATCGACGATCTTACGAAGCAAATGGGCGAAGCCGCCCGCGAGCTGAAGTTTGAGCTGGCCGGCAGGCTACGTGATGAGATCGCGGACTTGCGCAAAGAGCTCCGTGGTATGAAAGAGACTGGCAATTAA
- a CDS encoding DoxX family protein translates to MIRKIARPMLASVFVIDGVETVLNPAGHKESADGVLKSIRAAVPREYRAFLPKDPETAAQINGGVKAAAGSLFALGKAPRTAAALLTASSLASMVGRNAFWATDDADEKARRRTGALTDLALTGGVLLATVDTAGKPDMKWRAQNAARVARKNVQQALPTQSETEKALNKAGNWFSDATDQVGDYIDDNKGDWKKAAHKAGDAAQDFLGDAKKQTSKFLSNAGDWLDDAADQAQDTYQDLKPSKLDQYKAKHKVNNFIGDAQDWAGDAWDEITPSKFQQFKAKRKVNSVVDDLQSTLDDLGPSGLDKFRAQRKVNKATSKLQNRAQDAVDNLQHAWDQLDASPSWWTKKKWERKAKKAEKQAKKAVKKLQKKLG, encoded by the coding sequence ATGATTCGCAAGATTGCCCGCCCGATGCTCGCATCGGTGTTTGTCATCGACGGTGTGGAAACCGTTCTCAACCCGGCGGGCCACAAGGAGTCCGCTGACGGCGTGCTCAAGTCGATCCGTGCCGCAGTGCCGCGCGAGTACCGCGCGTTCCTGCCCAAGGACCCGGAGACCGCCGCACAGATTAACGGTGGTGTGAAGGCTGCTGCAGGCTCCCTCTTCGCTCTTGGTAAGGCTCCCCGCACCGCGGCCGCGCTGCTGACCGCTTCCTCCCTGGCGTCCATGGTGGGCCGCAACGCGTTCTGGGCCACCGATGACGCTGACGAGAAGGCACGCCGCCGCACCGGAGCGCTGACTGATCTCGCGCTGACCGGCGGTGTGCTCCTGGCTACCGTTGATACCGCTGGCAAGCCGGACATGAAGTGGCGCGCGCAGAACGCCGCCCGCGTTGCCCGCAAGAACGTGCAGCAGGCGCTGCCTACCCAGTCCGAGACGGAGAAGGCGCTGAACAAGGCTGGCAACTGGTTCTCCGACGCTACCGACCAGGTCGGCGACTACATCGACGACAACAAGGGCGATTGGAAGAAGGCTGCGCACAAGGCCGGGGATGCCGCGCAGGACTTCCTGGGCGATGCGAAGAAGCAGACCTCCAAGTTCCTCTCCAACGCGGGTGACTGGCTGGATGACGCTGCTGACCAGGCGCAGGACACCTACCAGGACCTGAAGCCGTCCAAGCTGGACCAGTACAAGGCGAAGCACAAGGTGAACAACTTCATCGGTGACGCGCAGGATTGGGCCGGGGACGCATGGGACGAGATCACCCCGTCCAAGTTCCAGCAGTTCAAGGCCAAGCGCAAGGTCAACTCCGTTGTGGATGATCTGCAGTCCACCCTGGATGACCTTGGCCCGTCCGGCCTGGACAAGTTCCGTGCACAGCGCAAGGTGAACAAGGCCACCTCCAAGCTGCAGAACCGCGCGCAGGATGCCGTTGACAACCTGCAGCACGCATGGGACCAGCTCGACGCTTCCCCGTCTTGGTGGACCAAGAAGAAGTGGGAGCGCAAGGCCAAGAAGGCTGAGAAGCAGGCCAAGAAGGCCGTGAAGAAGCTGCAGAAGAAGCTCGGCTAA
- a CDS encoding bile acid:sodium symporter family protein, giving the protein MFELLQDLMAPASLIFVVAIMFSTGLSLKVEDLKNTVANWQYFLRLLLVNFLVVPGIMLLFVQIAKLEHPYSTGMIIHACVAGAPLIMALTQLSKNPVALGATVQLVLMAATVVIMPLLLPATLGIAGVSAGALIKPLLLEMILPLAVGMVMFNAAPGLTAKIRPVVGKVANAVMMFFLILSVVAFGPYFADLTLWKAVIVGMLALTVAFYVGYGTGLDGGGSRSQVGALGTAQRNTAAGVITAMAFDEPLVFITFVFINSFMMFVLMGFAKRFGAGKNMPLLSALLDQQPAAR; this is encoded by the coding sequence ATGTTCGAACTACTGCAGGACCTCATGGCTCCGGCATCGCTCATCTTCGTGGTGGCAATCATGTTTTCCACCGGATTGTCCCTGAAAGTGGAAGATCTCAAGAACACCGTCGCGAATTGGCAGTATTTCCTGCGCCTGCTGTTGGTGAACTTCCTCGTGGTGCCCGGCATCATGCTGCTGTTCGTGCAGATTGCCAAGCTCGAGCACCCCTACTCCACCGGCATGATCATCCACGCGTGCGTGGCGGGTGCGCCGCTGATCATGGCGCTGACGCAGCTGAGCAAGAACCCTGTGGCCCTCGGCGCGACCGTGCAGCTGGTGCTCATGGCGGCGACGGTGGTGATCATGCCGCTACTGCTTCCCGCGACGCTAGGCATCGCCGGCGTGTCCGCGGGAGCGCTGATCAAACCCCTGCTGCTGGAGATGATCCTGCCGCTGGCTGTGGGCATGGTCATGTTCAACGCCGCGCCCGGGCTGACAGCGAAGATCCGCCCGGTGGTGGGAAAGGTGGCCAACGCGGTGATGATGTTCTTCCTCATCCTTTCCGTCGTCGCCTTCGGGCCCTACTTCGCAGACCTCACGTTGTGGAAAGCCGTCATCGTGGGCATGCTGGCCCTCACCGTGGCGTTTTACGTGGGCTACGGCACTGGCCTTGACGGGGGCGGCAGCAGATCCCAGGTCGGTGCGCTTGGCACCGCGCAGCGAAATACCGCTGCCGGTGTGATCACCGCGATGGCTTTCGACGAACCCCTGGTATTCATCACCTTCGTGTTCATCAACAGCTTCATGATGTTCGTGCTCATGGGCTTTGCTAAGCGCTTCGGCGCCGGCAAGAACATGCCGCTGCTCTCTGCACTGCTGGACCAGCAACCGGCGGCGCGCTAG
- a CDS encoding DUF4259 domain-containing protein encodes MGTWNTGPFDNDPAAEAVAALANGTFRMDLFRFNCGRGPLGTDEAESVIALAAVLNGHAPEGYASTELAYPFTVDDRRWIRRNAAEVVRPGGSELYELWEEAGELDEWLEATRKYAS; translated from the coding sequence ATGGGAACTTGGAACACGGGGCCGTTCGACAACGACCCCGCAGCGGAGGCTGTCGCCGCACTGGCGAACGGCACGTTCCGTATGGACCTGTTCCGGTTCAACTGCGGCCGCGGCCCGCTCGGCACCGACGAGGCAGAATCCGTGATTGCGCTCGCCGCCGTGCTGAATGGACACGCGCCTGAGGGCTATGCGTCCACAGAGCTAGCCTATCCGTTCACGGTAGATGATCGGAGATGGATCCGTCGTAACGCAGCGGAAGTTGTGCGCCCCGGCGGGTCCGAGCTCTACGAGCTGTGGGAAGAAGCGGGAGAGCTCGATGAGTGGCTCGAAGCGACCCGCAAGTACGCCTCCTAG
- a CDS encoding universal stress protein: MHAYTSIAVGTDGSETSLVAVRTAASLARVYGAKLTIICAHYSASGSMLNSTNAELTALDTVTETGSQEVLALARQIAEEEQAQDITLISRGGQPANVLVESVQEFNVDLLVVGNKGMRSLAGRVFGNIPGSVAKKAPVDVMLVDTRTDGHS, encoded by the coding sequence ATGCACGCGTACACATCAATCGCAGTGGGCACCGACGGCTCCGAGACCTCCCTGGTGGCTGTGCGCACCGCGGCCAGCCTTGCCAGGGTGTACGGCGCGAAGTTGACCATTATCTGCGCGCACTACTCCGCTTCCGGCTCCATGCTCAACTCCACCAATGCCGAGCTGACTGCGTTGGACACCGTCACCGAAACCGGTTCCCAGGAGGTGCTGGCGCTGGCACGCCAGATCGCCGAGGAGGAGCAGGCGCAGGACATCACCCTGATCTCCCGCGGGGGCCAGCCGGCGAACGTGCTGGTGGAGTCCGTCCAGGAGTTCAACGTGGACCTGCTTGTGGTGGGCAACAAGGGCATGCGCAGCCTCGCTGGCCGTGTCTTCGGCAACATCCCGGGCAGCGTGGCCAAGAAGGCGCCGGTGGACGTGATGCTGGTGGATACCCGAACGGACGGCCACAGCTAA
- a CDS encoding universal stress protein, translating into MGNYYNTIVVGSDGSKSSLLAVERAAKMAVAFDATLVIGTAYYRSEEDASKALRQDSVTILGDDQALKNLEAAAEHARQAGAKDVQTATRPGTPVEALMAIVNDNNAELLVVGNRGINSLTGRLLGSVPADVARQSDCDVMIVHTVN; encoded by the coding sequence ATGGGTAACTACTACAACACCATCGTCGTCGGCTCGGACGGTTCGAAGTCTTCCCTCCTCGCCGTGGAGCGGGCAGCGAAGATGGCCGTGGCATTCGATGCCACCCTGGTGATTGGCACCGCCTACTACCGCTCTGAGGAGGACGCATCCAAGGCACTGCGCCAGGATTCCGTGACCATCCTGGGCGATGATCAGGCGCTGAAGAACCTCGAGGCAGCTGCAGAGCACGCACGCCAGGCTGGCGCGAAGGATGTGCAGACTGCAACCCGCCCGGGTACCCCGGTTGAGGCCCTGATGGCCATTGTGAACGACAACAACGCTGAGCTGCTGGTTGTGGGTAACCGCGGCATCAACTCTCTCACCGGCCGCCTGCTCGGCTCCGTGCCGGCGGACGTTGCACGTCAGTCTGACTGTGACGTGATGATTGTTCACACCGTGAACTAA
- a CDS encoding AAA family ATPase codes for MTNPHKDNRVAEEQAYVDVLFGHLRQEVDAARLKLAEVQADVDPDNPDADALVRRETEYHALNAKLDQLGVAEVGLVFGRVDVEDADADNPVPGREDLDRRYVGRLGIDDRADHYRTLLLDWRAPQARPFYLATTAHPEGVATRSNIRMRGRRVTAVDDEVLSGAVTAEESANVGSEAALRRAMNAARTGHMQSIVETIQREQDEIIRDPTRGVMVVQGGPGTGKTAVALHRVAYLLYTWREQLSRTGVLIVGPNRTFLDYISRVLPELGETGVVLTTLEQLVPGFSPTAAAHTESIAAREVKGSEEMVTILKRTVQVHETVPVEPVPLDIDGVSIQATPAMVKAARTRARRSRKPHNPAQAVFAEEVTRLLAGALAERIGTDPLGGENLLSAADVDQLHDDLAEHPQVLALIDDCFPLLSPTETLEELLTSKERIAEVAGDYDEYTQNALYREPGSPFTPADTALVDELAVLIGIVDPKEERRREEAEWRRQVEEAEDALDILASSEATDNDDDQFEAEILSAADVIDPETLAARQQVRDNRSTAERARADQAWAYGHVIVDEAQELSPMEWRMVFRRCPSRWMTLVGDTAQTSSPAGTDDWSVTLAPFVGQRFRLHELTVNYRTPAEIMAYAERVLGYIEGGKGTSISIRSGAEVRHYPEGTDPADVQEALRAGDADDAGDAGERLTAVISAENVSEMKGLEFDHVIVVEPAEIVKASPQGWQDLYVAVTRATQTLSVIGELEL; via the coding sequence GTGACCAACCCCCACAAGGACAACAGGGTTGCAGAAGAGCAGGCGTATGTAGACGTGCTCTTTGGGCACCTACGGCAAGAGGTGGACGCGGCGCGTCTGAAGCTCGCCGAGGTCCAGGCGGACGTGGACCCTGATAACCCGGACGCGGACGCGCTGGTGCGCCGCGAGACGGAGTACCACGCGCTGAACGCAAAGCTGGATCAGCTCGGTGTGGCTGAGGTGGGATTGGTCTTCGGCCGCGTTGACGTGGAGGACGCGGATGCCGATAACCCGGTGCCCGGCCGGGAGGATTTGGATCGCCGCTACGTTGGCCGCCTGGGTATTGATGACCGCGCGGACCATTACCGCACGCTGCTCTTGGATTGGCGCGCGCCGCAGGCCCGCCCGTTCTACCTGGCTACCACCGCGCACCCAGAAGGCGTGGCCACGCGCAGCAACATCCGCATGCGCGGCCGCCGGGTGACCGCGGTGGATGATGAGGTGCTGTCTGGCGCGGTGACCGCAGAAGAAAGCGCGAACGTAGGTTCTGAGGCCGCGTTGCGCCGGGCAATGAACGCCGCGCGCACCGGCCACATGCAGTCCATCGTGGAGACGATCCAGCGCGAGCAGGACGAGATCATCCGCGACCCCACGCGTGGGGTCATGGTGGTGCAGGGCGGACCCGGCACCGGTAAAACGGCCGTCGCCCTGCATCGCGTCGCCTACCTGCTGTACACCTGGCGCGAGCAACTCTCCCGCACCGGTGTGCTGATTGTCGGCCCGAACCGCACCTTTTTGGACTACATCTCCCGCGTGTTGCCGGAACTGGGCGAGACCGGCGTGGTGCTGACTACCTTGGAGCAGCTCGTACCGGGCTTCTCCCCCACCGCCGCCGCTCACACCGAGAGCATCGCCGCGCGCGAGGTGAAGGGCTCGGAGGAGATGGTGACCATTCTCAAGCGCACCGTGCAGGTGCACGAGACGGTGCCGGTCGAGCCTGTACCGCTGGATATCGACGGCGTGAGCATCCAGGCGACGCCCGCGATGGTGAAGGCTGCCCGCACCAGGGCGCGCCGTTCCCGAAAGCCGCACAACCCAGCTCAGGCTGTGTTCGCGGAGGAGGTTACCCGCCTGCTCGCCGGCGCGCTGGCGGAACGCATCGGCACAGACCCGCTGGGCGGGGAGAATCTGCTTTCTGCGGCCGACGTGGATCAGCTCCACGACGATCTTGCGGAGCACCCGCAGGTGCTGGCGCTTATCGACGATTGCTTTCCGCTCCTCTCACCCACCGAGACCTTGGAGGAGCTGCTGACCAGCAAGGAGAGGATTGCCGAGGTAGCCGGGGACTACGACGAGTACACGCAGAATGCGCTCTACCGAGAACCCGGGAGCCCGTTTACTCCCGCGGATACTGCGCTGGTTGATGAGCTAGCGGTACTCATCGGCATCGTAGACCCGAAGGAGGAACGCCGCCGCGAAGAAGCAGAGTGGCGCCGCCAGGTGGAGGAGGCGGAGGACGCGCTGGACATCCTCGCCTCTTCCGAAGCCACGGACAACGACGACGATCAGTTCGAGGCGGAGATTTTGTCCGCCGCCGACGTGATCGACCCGGAGACGCTGGCCGCCCGCCAGCAGGTGCGCGACAACCGCTCCACCGCGGAGCGCGCACGCGCCGACCAGGCGTGGGCATACGGTCACGTGATTGTGGATGAGGCCCAGGAGCTCTCGCCCATGGAGTGGCGGATGGTGTTTCGCCGCTGCCCGTCACGTTGGATGACGTTGGTCGGAGATACCGCACAGACCTCCTCCCCGGCGGGCACCGACGACTGGTCAGTGACACTCGCCCCCTTTGTGGGCCAGCGTTTCCGCCTGCACGAGCTCACGGTGAACTACCGCACGCCGGCGGAAATCATGGCGTACGCCGAACGGGTGCTTGGGTACATTGAGGGCGGCAAAGGGACGTCGATAAGCATCCGCTCCGGCGCGGAAGTCCGGCACTACCCGGAGGGCACGGACCCGGCGGACGTGCAGGAGGCGCTGCGAGCGGGCGATGCGGATGATGCAGGCGATGCCGGCGAGCGCCTCACCGCTGTCATCTCCGCCGAGAACGTGAGCGAGATGAAGGGCTTGGAGTTTGACCATGTGATTGTGGTGGAGCCGGCGGAAATAGTAAAGGCCTCGCCACAAGGGTGGCAAGACCTGTACGTTGCTGTCACCCGGGCCACGCAGACCCTGTCGGTGATTGGAGAGCTGGAGCTCTAG
- a CDS encoding methyltransferase domain-containing protein, with product MAEASRANRTFWDADAARYHAAHPEYLAGFHWSPEMLTEEEAGLLGDVRLQRVLEIGCGSAPCASWVAAQQTEPGFVTGFDLSAGMLGRADGSVPLVQADVLAMPYADDAFDVVFSAFGALPFVRDIDAALREVARVLRPEGRFVFSVTHPMRWVFPDDPALMEAQISYFQREYEEYNEHGELTYAEYHRTFGDWVRALGTAGFWLADVIEPEWPEGLELEFGQWSPARGKLFPGTAIFVAFNVG from the coding sequence GTGGCCGAAGCATCGCGCGCCAACCGCACCTTCTGGGACGCTGATGCGGCCCGCTATCACGCCGCGCATCCAGAGTACTTGGCAGGTTTCCACTGGTCGCCGGAGATGCTCACCGAAGAGGAGGCAGGTTTGCTTGGCGACGTTCGCTTGCAGCGCGTCCTGGAAATCGGCTGCGGCTCCGCCCCGTGCGCGTCTTGGGTGGCTGCGCAGCAAACTGAGCCCGGTTTTGTGACGGGGTTCGACCTCTCGGCCGGAATGCTGGGCCGCGCAGATGGGTCGGTGCCGCTGGTGCAGGCCGATGTGTTAGCAATGCCGTACGCGGATGATGCCTTCGATGTCGTTTTCTCAGCTTTCGGGGCACTGCCCTTTGTACGAGACATCGATGCCGCGCTGCGGGAGGTGGCCCGCGTGCTGCGCCCCGAGGGCCGGTTCGTCTTTTCCGTGACACACCCGATGCGGTGGGTGTTTCCGGATGATCCGGCGTTGATGGAGGCGCAGATCAGCTACTTCCAGCGCGAGTACGAGGAATACAACGAACACGGTGAGCTGACCTACGCCGAGTACCACCGCACGTTCGGGGACTGGGTCCGGGCACTTGGAACGGCCGGGTTTTGGCTGGCGGACGTGATTGAACCCGAGTGGCCCGAAGGCTTGGAGCTAGAGTTCGGCCAGTGGTCGCCCGCGCGCGGGAAACTCTTTCCCGGAACGGCAATTTTCGTCGCCTTCAATGTGGGATAA